The following proteins are encoded in a genomic region of Leptospira andrefontaineae:
- a CDS encoding choice-of-anchor D domain-containing protein, translating to MEFYIRNFCLVIILLLSLSFCRWGSNSKLISGPFYLPGSSEDTEEPNPPIEGGSGIYLIDSIGNKYPSGSIYSFGNISELSQSANIHFTIAGEYPDPEYVHLLGNPSIEFTGPYAYGFGIQGTVPNQFTKISQNQTAGFDIYFFADSIGAKNAKLVIPVDDPEFGSYYLNLVGAGTNVPAPRFQLVEASVKYDAYSAEIYSSPGNTESRTYTIRNTGEQDLIISNIEIGTQTSIFSVSETQFTIAPGKSKNITFTFSPTQLGTQQTYANFHTNDPNANLYSIGVFGYSFASANAPIIEISYSGDYGMNLANTSNIDFGGIEPGQSSSTQTVILKNLGNTNLDLTQTSVYLVGFDISDFTLVKSTLTSLAPGKATTYGIRFVPKSAGIKTATLKIESPNGLKGEQYNGYIGLQGSGGKKDAYITWSNSKNSEVNWINGSYKVCYKKGSSFNSEEETGVKCDDVANSSGLAFTPTFKKIGTLSKGTWYLRIKSVVYREPYGNWKSEFSEPKKFVVQ from the coding sequence ATGGAATTTTATATTAGAAACTTTTGTTTAGTAATTATACTTCTTCTTTCCCTATCGTTTTGTAGATGGGGTTCCAACTCGAAACTAATTTCTGGCCCGTTTTACTTACCCGGATCGTCGGAAGACACCGAGGAGCCCAATCCCCCAATCGAGGGAGGAAGTGGAATTTATCTTATTGATTCCATTGGAAACAAGTATCCTAGCGGATCTATATATTCCTTTGGAAATATATCTGAACTTTCGCAGTCGGCTAACATTCATTTTACAATTGCAGGTGAATATCCGGATCCTGAATATGTTCACTTACTTGGGAATCCAAGTATTGAATTCACTGGACCTTATGCTTACGGTTTCGGAATACAGGGTACCGTGCCGAACCAATTCACGAAAATATCCCAAAATCAAACTGCCGGCTTTGATATTTATTTTTTTGCTGATTCTATCGGAGCAAAGAATGCCAAACTGGTGATTCCAGTCGATGATCCAGAATTCGGTTCATATTATTTAAATTTGGTTGGAGCAGGTACGAACGTTCCCGCTCCGCGATTTCAGCTCGTAGAAGCAAGTGTGAAGTATGATGCATACAGTGCGGAAATTTATTCCTCTCCGGGAAATACGGAATCTAGGACTTATACGATCCGAAACACTGGAGAGCAGGATTTGATAATTAGCAATATCGAAATCGGTACTCAAACATCGATTTTTTCAGTTTCCGAAACTCAGTTTACGATCGCTCCCGGAAAGAGTAAGAACATTACATTTACTTTTTCTCCAACCCAATTGGGAACTCAGCAAACTTATGCTAATTTTCACACGAACGATCCGAATGCAAACCTATACTCGATTGGCGTATTTGGCTATTCATTCGCTTCTGCAAATGCTCCCATTATAGAGATTTCTTATTCGGGCGATTATGGTATGAATTTAGCTAATACCTCCAATATTGATTTTGGCGGTATAGAACCTGGACAGTCTTCCTCCACTCAAACCGTAATTTTGAAAAACTTGGGTAATACAAATTTAGACCTAACTCAAACTTCTGTCTATCTTGTTGGATTCGATATATCTGATTTCACTCTAGTCAAATCAACTCTTACTAGTTTAGCACCCGGCAAAGCGACTACTTATGGGATTAGATTTGTTCCCAAATCGGCAGGAATAAAAACGGCTACTCTGAAAATAGAGAGTCCGAACGGTCTTAAAGGAGAACAGTATAACGGGTATATCGGCTTACAAGGATCTGGTGGCAAAAAAGATGCCTATATCACTTGGTCCAATAGTAAAAATTCAGAAGTAAACTGGATTAACGGATCGTATAAAGTTTGTTATAAGAAAGGTTCTTCCTTTAATTCGGAAGAAGAGACCGGAGTAAAATGTGATGACGTTGCCAATTCTTCCGGTTTAGCTTTTACTCCAACTTTTAAAAAGATAGGAACTCTTTCTAAGGGAACTTGGTATCTTAGGATTAAATCCGTAGTGTATCGAGAACCTTATGGGAATTGGAAATCTGAATTCTCTGAGCCCAAAAAGTTCGTTGTTCAGTAG
- a CDS encoding ankyrin repeat domain-containing protein has product MLDWIKNWIENRKTIQRGKELFSKIQNGDKQGFRKILDLIPNKGELKECTKGLLGFCASEIQDPFYLETLLNAGLDPNLPDGNGIFPIHKAVENGKIKPVQILLEHGADPNVSDPQGVTPLHISYSYDGLSDISELLISNGADTEKRDNIGKRYLM; this is encoded by the coding sequence ATGCTAGATTGGATTAAAAACTGGATTGAGAATCGTAAGACGATACAAAGAGGAAAAGAATTATTTTCTAAGATCCAAAACGGAGACAAACAAGGTTTCAGAAAAATTTTGGATCTGATCCCTAATAAAGGTGAGCTGAAAGAATGTACTAAAGGACTTCTAGGTTTTTGTGCCTCGGAGATCCAAGATCCATTTTATTTGGAAACATTATTGAACGCTGGTTTGGATCCGAATCTTCCCGATGGGAATGGGATCTTTCCTATTCATAAAGCTGTGGAAAACGGAAAGATCAAACCTGTTCAGATCCTGTTGGAACATGGAGCCGATCCGAACGTTTCCGACCCGCAGGGTGTGACTCCATTACATATTTCTTATAGTTATGACGGACTCTCTGACATTTCAGAACTTCTGATCTCGAACGGAGCGGATACGGAGAAAAGAGATAATATAGGCAAGAGATATTTAATGTAA
- a CDS encoding alpha/beta fold hydrolase, which translates to MKISKIPYYIFILLTVASCSSGQPFQLREVPSKITSEPIEKGLAPIKDIQMYYEIHGKKDGVPLVLLNGGGSTIEVTYSRILPLLAQNRKVIALDEQGHGRTTDRKGPVSFETSAEDVVALLQFLKVEQADIFGFSNGASVALNVAIRHPKLVRKLVFASSITKREGAYPMFWNFMKNATFENMPQALKDAFLKVNPDPQKLHTMYEKDAARMRNFKNLSDKDIRTVGIPILILLGDKDVPKLEHAVEMVRMIPKARLLILPGGHGDYLGEAIMSQGKDRYPELTSALVQDFLDSP; encoded by the coding sequence ATGAAAATTTCGAAAATACCATATTATATTTTTATACTGCTTACAGTTGCGTCCTGTTCCTCCGGACAACCTTTTCAACTACGTGAGGTACCTTCTAAAATCACATCCGAGCCGATTGAAAAGGGTCTCGCTCCTATCAAAGATATCCAGATGTATTATGAGATCCATGGTAAGAAGGATGGGGTCCCTCTGGTCCTTCTGAACGGTGGAGGTTCCACAATAGAAGTAACTTATAGTCGGATACTTCCTCTTCTCGCACAAAATCGTAAGGTGATTGCACTAGACGAGCAAGGACATGGAAGAACTACGGATAGAAAAGGGCCTGTAAGTTTTGAAACTTCTGCAGAAGATGTGGTCGCTCTTCTGCAATTTCTAAAGGTGGAGCAAGCGGATATTTTCGGTTTTAGTAATGGTGCAAGTGTAGCTTTGAATGTGGCGATCCGACATCCGAAATTAGTCCGTAAGCTTGTATTCGCTTCCTCTATAACAAAAAGAGAAGGGGCGTATCCTATGTTTTGGAACTTTATGAAAAATGCTACTTTCGAAAATATGCCCCAAGCTCTTAAGGATGCTTTTCTGAAAGTAAATCCTGATCCTCAAAAATTGCATACCATGTATGAGAAAGATGCTGCGAGAATGCGCAACTTCAAGAATCTTAGCGATAAAGATATTAGAACTGTCGGAATTCCTATCTTGATCCTACTCGGAGACAAGGATGTTCCAAAGTTAGAGCATGCAGTTGAGATGGTCCGAATGATCCCGAAAGCAAGACTATTGATTTTGCCTGGTGGGCATGGTGATTATTTGGGAGAAGCGATCATGTCCCAAGGAAAGGATCGATACCCGGAATTGACCTCTGCTTTGGTCCAAGATTTTTTAGATTCTCCCTAA
- a CDS encoding SRPBCC domain-containing protein: protein METLKVAHEIFSIERVYQSDPRSVYSAWSNIEAKANWFIGPGDWSVVQRKLDFRIGGEEILHGRFPNGKETLYKARFSDLIENQRIVFVYDMILSGKIHSVSIASAEIEKIDPSNTKLTFTEQVAFLDQTIGREGVASRREGTLAHLVRLTDYLEKVK from the coding sequence ATGGAAACACTGAAAGTCGCTCACGAAATTTTTAGTATAGAAAGAGTGTATCAATCTGATCCGAGATCCGTGTATTCCGCATGGAGTAATATAGAAGCAAAAGCAAATTGGTTTATTGGTCCAGGTGATTGGTCGGTCGTGCAAAGAAAATTGGATTTTCGAATTGGTGGAGAAGAAATATTGCATGGTCGCTTTCCCAACGGAAAGGAAACCTTATACAAAGCCCGGTTTTCTGATCTAATAGAAAACCAGAGGATCGTTTTTGTTTATGATATGATCTTAAGCGGAAAGATCCACTCAGTCTCCATCGCTTCTGCAGAAATCGAAAAGATAGATCCTTCCAATACTAAACTTACATTCACAGAGCAGGTCGCATTTTTAGACCAAACCATTGGAAGAGAAGGTGTGGCTTCCAGAAGAGAAGGTACCCTGGCGCATTTAGTAAGATTAACCGACTATCTTGAAAAGGTAAAATAA
- a CDS encoding ArsR/SmtB family transcription factor, giving the protein MLNNSSLDRIFYALSDPTRRDIVERLSKKPASVSELASPLSMSMAAVVQHIQILEESGLIKTQKIGRVRSCRVETNSLELIENWLNQRRKFWERNFDRLGEFLEKKEKGKK; this is encoded by the coding sequence ATGCTTAACAATTCGTCCTTGGATAGGATCTTCTATGCTTTATCCGATCCGACTCGTCGCGATATAGTTGAAAGGCTTAGCAAAAAACCCGCTTCCGTAAGTGAGCTTGCGAGCCCTTTGTCGATGAGCATGGCTGCGGTAGTCCAGCATATACAAATTTTGGAAGAAAGCGGTTTGATCAAAACCCAGAAGATAGGCCGGGTGCGTTCTTGCAGAGTGGAAACGAATTCATTAGAGCTGATCGAGAACTGGCTGAACCAACGCAGAAAATTCTGGGAGAGGAATTTTGATCGATTGGGAGAATTTTTGGAAAAAAAGGAGAAGGGTAAGAAGTAA
- a CDS encoding Kelch repeat-containing protein has product MIFKQSRKILYAVFFIFLLTACSNGSGGNNSLALITFLDGPSELPAEWTWVSGRAFDTVGGGYGLPVYGTKGVADPANFPGGRQDAMQWVDSSNQLWLFGGMGRDAATGFGRLNDLWKFDGTNWTWVRGSNNVNSAGAYGTKGITNSGNDPGARMGGTTWVDSSGNFWLFGGCGNINSGDCFSDLWKFDGTNWTWIAGPNTKQNNGVYGVKGVANSGNFPGGRQGAAGWIDSSGTVWIFGANAGLDGSWNATSVMNDLWKFDGTNWTWVAGPNTAGGPGDGNWGTINVPSVSNIPSSRGKSVTWVDSSDNLWLFGGASYDDGGQLNDLWKFDGSNWTWTGGSNLPDQTGVYGKKNVASSNNSIGGRFSAIGGKLPNGKVWVFGGSGLDSLGVSGQLNDLWIFDGKKWTWKGGMDLVSQAGNFGPKGKAGTGYYPGGRYGSNGWTDSKGNIWIFGGQGIDANGNNEFQNDLWKVRP; this is encoded by the coding sequence ATGATCTTTAAACAAAGTCGAAAAATCTTATATGCTGTTTTTTTTATATTCTTACTAACCGCTTGTTCTAACGGAAGCGGCGGAAATAACTCTCTTGCGTTGATAACTTTTTTAGATGGACCTTCTGAATTACCTGCAGAATGGACTTGGGTTAGCGGTCGAGCTTTTGATACCGTGGGCGGTGGATACGGTTTGCCTGTTTATGGAACAAAGGGAGTAGCGGACCCAGCAAATTTCCCAGGAGGGCGTCAAGATGCGATGCAATGGGTAGATTCATCCAATCAACTATGGTTATTCGGTGGTATGGGAAGAGATGCTGCCACCGGTTTCGGACGATTGAATGATCTATGGAAATTCGACGGGACGAATTGGACCTGGGTGAGAGGATCGAATAACGTCAATTCAGCTGGAGCCTACGGAACAAAAGGTATAACAAATTCCGGAAATGATCCAGGTGCAAGAATGGGTGGAACTACTTGGGTAGATTCCTCCGGAAACTTCTGGCTTTTCGGAGGTTGTGGCAATATAAACAGCGGAGATTGTTTTAGTGATCTATGGAAATTTGACGGAACTAATTGGACCTGGATAGCGGGACCAAATACCAAACAGAATAACGGAGTGTACGGCGTAAAAGGTGTAGCAAACTCCGGCAATTTTCCGGGAGGAAGACAAGGGGCCGCAGGATGGATAGATTCTTCCGGTACAGTTTGGATTTTCGGAGCAAATGCAGGCTTAGACGGATCATGGAATGCTACTTCCGTTATGAACGATCTTTGGAAATTCGACGGGACCAATTGGACTTGGGTAGCTGGACCTAATACTGCAGGGGGGCCTGGGGACGGGAATTGGGGAACAATCAATGTCCCTTCTGTCAGCAATATTCCATCTTCTAGAGGAAAATCCGTAACCTGGGTTGATTCCTCAGATAATCTTTGGTTATTCGGTGGGGCTAGTTACGATGATGGAGGACAGTTAAACGATCTTTGGAAGTTTGATGGGTCAAATTGGACTTGGACCGGAGGCTCTAACTTACCGGATCAAACAGGAGTTTACGGTAAAAAGAATGTCGCGAGTTCTAATAATAGTATCGGGGGCCGATTTAGTGCGATCGGAGGAAAACTTCCGAACGGAAAGGTTTGGGTTTTCGGAGGATCGGGACTAGATTCTTTGGGCGTCTCAGGACAGTTAAACGATCTTTGGATCTTTGACGGGAAAAAATGGACCTGGAAAGGCGGGATGGATCTTGTTAGCCAAGCGGGAAACTTCGGTCCAAAGGGGAAAGCAGGGACTGGCTATTATCCCGGAGGTCGTTATGGATCTAACGGATGGACCGACTCAAAAGGAAATATCTGGATCTTTGGCGGGCAAGGTATAGATGCAAACGGAAATAATGAATTCCAGAATGATCTCTGGAAAGTCCGTCCTTAA